Proteins from one Deltaproteobacteria bacterium genomic window:
- a CDS encoding 4-oxalomesaconate tautomerase, whose amino-acid sequence MARQTAIPCTMMRGGTSRGPYFLAGDLPADEATRDEVLLAAMGSPDQRQIDGVGGATTLTSKVAIVSPSDHSWADVDYLFAQVSVDKALVDYSPTCGNMLAGIGPFAIEHGIVPSDDPRTVVNIRNVNTDSLIEAVVETPEGYVEYDGATAIDGVPGTAAPILLNFMDVIGSKTGALFPTGQRREVIEGVEVSCVDVAMPMVLTTAASMGIRGDEGKAELDANRELLEKLEAVRVVAGEKMGLGDVRGKVIPKFGILSRPRHGGTLTSRYFVPTDCHAAHAVSGAICVGSCALVPGTVADGIAETKGGFSEMVEIEHPSGSITVAFELSGVGDDFALTKAGVVRTTRKLFQGQIYVPGRVWSPRL is encoded by the coding sequence ATGGCAAGACAGACCGCGATTCCCTGTACGATGATGCGCGGCGGCACCTCGCGCGGGCCGTACTTCCTGGCCGGCGACCTGCCGGCCGACGAGGCCACGCGCGACGAGGTGCTGTTGGCGGCCATGGGCTCCCCCGACCAGCGCCAGATCGACGGCGTGGGCGGCGCCACGACCCTCACCAGCAAGGTCGCCATCGTGTCGCCGTCGGACCACTCCTGGGCGGACGTGGACTACCTCTTCGCACAGGTGTCGGTGGACAAGGCGCTGGTCGACTACAGCCCCACCTGCGGCAACATGCTGGCGGGCATCGGCCCCTTCGCCATCGAGCACGGAATCGTGCCCTCGGACGATCCCCGGACCGTCGTGAACATCCGCAACGTGAACACGGACTCGCTCATCGAGGCGGTGGTGGAGACTCCCGAAGGGTACGTCGAGTACGACGGCGCCACCGCCATCGACGGGGTCCCGGGCACGGCGGCGCCCATCCTGCTGAACTTCATGGACGTCATCGGCTCCAAGACCGGGGCGCTCTTCCCAACCGGGCAGCGCAGGGAAGTCATCGAAGGCGTGGAGGTGAGTTGCGTGGACGTGGCCATGCCCATGGTGCTGACCACGGCCGCGAGCATGGGCATCCGCGGCGACGAGGGCAAGGCCGAGCTGGACGCCAACCGGGAGTTGCTGGAGAAGCTGGAAGCCGTCCGGGTCGTGGCCGGCGAGAAGATGGGGCTGGGCGACGTGCGCGGCAAGGTCATTCCCAAGTTCGGCATCCTCTCCCGGCCGCGTCATGGCGGCACGCTCACGTCGCGCTACTTCGTGCCCACGGACTGCCACGCGGCCCACGCGGTGTCCGGCGCCATCTGCGTCGGGAGCTGCGCCCTGGTGCCCGGCACCGTCGCCGACGGCATCGCGGAGACCAAGGGCGGCTTCTCCGAGATGGTGGAGATCGAGCATCCCAGCGGGTCCATCACCGTGGCGTTCGAGCTGAGCGGCGTCGGCGACGACTTCGCGCTGACCAAGGCGGGCGTGGTGCGCACCACCCGCAAGCTCTTCCAGGG
- a CDS encoding lipocalin-like domain-containing protein: MTGTWRLHEFRFTDADGNTGSGEDAPVVGRMEYTADGHMATATRRPDGTYFSYFGEFELQGDVVLHHIEFGHDPRLDGTTTRREVSFEGERLVLTAAPPVMGGPGSRASLIWERIS; the protein is encoded by the coding sequence ATGACAGGAACGTGGCGTCTGCACGAGTTCCGCTTCACCGACGCCGACGGCAACACCGGATCGGGTGAAGACGCGCCCGTGGTGGGCCGCATGGAGTACACCGCCGACGGCCACATGGCCACCGCCACCCGGCGGCCCGACGGCACCTATTTCAGCTACTTCGGGGAGTTCGAGCTCCAGGGCGACGTGGTGCTGCACCACATCGAGTTCGGCCACGATCCCCGGCTCGACGGCACCACTACCCGGCGGGAGGTGTCTTTCGAGGGGGAGCGGCTGGTATTGACCGCGGCGCCCCCGGTCATGGGCGGACCGGGCAGCCGGGCCTCGCTCATCTGGGAAAGGATATCCTGA